The following are encoded in a window of Geobacter metallireducens GS-15 genomic DNA:
- the merA gene encoding mercury(II) reductase → MPDDTHDLVILGSGSTAFAAALRAQSYGTRVLMVEKGVPGGTCINWGCVPSKTLIHAALFYQEGKLGARLGLGECGGTVVLERLMARKDQVVGHLRQTKYLDILQDVPGLQLVKGTGRFLGPDRLEVGDREIRSERFLVAVGGDPRVPRIPGLESTPFLTSRGTLLLKTIPQSLVIIGGGVIAVEMGQMFQRLGAKVTILEHGPRILGPVEPEPALAVRDFLRAEGMKIVCRTTICLAAQDGAGVRVEAERDGERVSFTAEKLLVATGTAPATNGIGLELAGVETDPRGFVTVDERMRTTAPGIWAAGDCTGGMMIATVGAREGIVAVDDMLNPGCGCSMDFLSAPMAIFTDPEVGMVGHTEEGAKAAGFDVVVNVMPVAAIPKAHVTGHTAGVIKMVADKATGRLLGVHLACHRGADIINEAALAIRFRATVEDLANALHVYPSMGEGLRLCAQGFSRDISRLSCCAE, encoded by the coding sequence ATGCCCGACGACACACACGATCTCGTCATCCTCGGCTCCGGCTCCACCGCCTTTGCCGCGGCGCTCAGGGCCCAGTCCTACGGGACGCGGGTCCTCATGGTGGAAAAGGGGGTGCCGGGCGGCACCTGCATCAACTGGGGGTGCGTCCCAAGCAAGACGCTGATCCATGCCGCGTTATTCTATCAGGAGGGGAAGCTCGGGGCAAGGCTCGGGCTCGGGGAATGCGGCGGGACGGTGGTTCTAGAGCGCCTCATGGCCCGCAAAGATCAGGTGGTGGGGCATCTCCGCCAGACGAAATACCTTGATATCCTCCAGGATGTGCCGGGGCTTCAACTGGTGAAGGGGACCGGCCGCTTCCTAGGGCCCGACCGGCTGGAGGTGGGGGACCGGGAGATCAGGAGCGAGCGGTTTCTGGTGGCCGTGGGGGGGGATCCCCGGGTCCCGCGGATTCCTGGTTTGGAATCGACCCCCTTTCTCACGAGCCGGGGGACTCTCCTCCTCAAGACCATTCCTCAGTCCCTTGTCATCATCGGCGGCGGGGTCATCGCCGTGGAAATGGGGCAGATGTTCCAGCGCCTCGGCGCCAAGGTAACGATCCTGGAGCACGGTCCCCGCATCCTGGGGCCGGTGGAGCCGGAGCCGGCCCTGGCGGTGCGTGACTTTCTGCGGGCGGAGGGAATGAAGATCGTCTGCCGCACCACGATCTGCTTGGCGGCCCAGGACGGGGCCGGGGTGCGCGTGGAGGCGGAACGGGACGGGGAGCGGGTGAGCTTCACCGCCGAAAAGCTCCTCGTGGCGACGGGAACGGCTCCGGCCACCAACGGGATCGGGCTGGAGCTGGCCGGGGTTGAAACCGACCCGCGGGGGTTCGTGACGGTGGATGAACGGATGCGGACCACGGCGCCGGGTATCTGGGCCGCCGGCGACTGCACCGGCGGGATGATGATCGCCACGGTCGGCGCCCGGGAAGGGATCGTGGCGGTGGACGACATGCTGAACCCCGGCTGCGGCTGCTCCATGGATTTTTTGAGCGCTCCCATGGCCATCTTCACCGACCCGGAGGTGGGGATGGTGGGGCACACCGAAGAGGGTGCCAAAGCCGCCGGCTTCGACGTGGTCGTGAATGTGATGCCGGTGGCGGCCATCCCCAAGGCCCACGTCACCGGCCACACAGCCGGGGTCATCAAGATGGTGGCGGACAAGGCCACGGGCCGTCTCCTGGGGGTGCATCTGGCCTGCCACCGGGGAGCGGACATCATCAACGAGGCAGCCCTGGCCATCCGCTTCCGGGCCACGGTGGAGGATCTGGCAAACGCGTTGCATGTCTATCCTTCGATGGGGGAGGGCCTGAGGCTCTGCGCCCAGGGATTCAGTAGGGATATCAGCCGGTTGTCGTGCTGTGCCGAATAG
- the tkt gene encoding transketolase, translated as MSAPVLTSEDARLGADTLRMLAVDAVEAANSGHPGLPMGAADYAFLLWHSHLRFAPTDPEWAGRDRFVLSAGHGSMLLYSLLHLFGFDLPLDELKRFRQWGSRTPGHPEFGHTPGVEVTTGPLGQGFAMGVGMALAARMASARFADERFDPCGHQVYAIVSDGDLMEGISQEAASLAGHLKLGNIVYIYDDNRITIEGSTDLAFSDDTAGRFTALGWQVQKVDGHDIGQVGEALWRAKVERDRPSLIIARTHIAQGSPGKHDTAAAHGSPLGAEEAAATRRNLGWPDELFHVPERVREICDKRREELVAAYAAWEDEFRRWRRRNPDKARLWDGMWQKAIPKDLETRLLAAVEGSTGATRALSGKVIQAAAAAMPALAGGSADLEPSTNTWIAESPSVLAGSYRGRNLHFGIREHAMAAVMNGMARYGCFIPYGATFLVFSDYCRPSIRLAALMKQQAIYVFTHDSIFLGEDGPTHQPVEQLSSLRLIPNLRVIRPADGPETALAWNAALRRADGPTALILTRQKVPAIMREEPLDAKTFAKGGYAVRQDGATPDVVIMASGSEVGLALAAADILAGEGVTARVVSVPSLETFLAQPEAYRRRLLPGRVPRVAVEAGHGGLWWRLLGPGGLFIGMEGFGASAPEKVLAEQFGFTPPQVAQRVRELVGR; from the coding sequence ATGTCAGCACCAGTACTTACCAGCGAAGACGCCCGCCTCGGCGCCGATACCCTCAGAATGCTGGCGGTGGACGCCGTGGAGGCGGCCAACTCGGGCCATCCCGGGCTCCCCATGGGGGCTGCGGACTATGCCTTCCTCCTCTGGCATTCCCACCTTCGCTTTGCCCCCACCGACCCGGAATGGGCCGGACGGGACCGCTTCGTCCTCTCGGCGGGGCACGGCTCCATGCTCCTCTATAGCCTCCTCCACCTCTTCGGCTTTGACCTCCCCCTGGACGAGCTGAAACGGTTCCGCCAGTGGGGGAGCCGCACCCCGGGCCACCCGGAGTTCGGCCACACCCCCGGCGTCGAGGTGACCACCGGCCCCCTGGGGCAGGGGTTCGCCATGGGGGTCGGCATGGCCCTGGCGGCCCGGATGGCCTCTGCCCGCTTTGCCGACGAGCGCTTCGACCCGTGCGGCCACCAGGTCTACGCCATCGTGAGCGATGGGGACCTCATGGAGGGAATCAGCCAGGAGGCGGCCTCCCTGGCGGGACACCTGAAGCTCGGCAACATCGTTTATATCTACGACGACAACCGGATCACCATCGAGGGGTCCACGGATCTCGCCTTTTCGGATGATACGGCCGGACGCTTCACGGCCCTGGGGTGGCAGGTGCAGAAGGTGGACGGCCACGATATCGGCCAGGTGGGGGAGGCCCTCTGGCGGGCCAAGGTGGAGCGGGACCGCCCCTCCCTCATCATTGCCCGGACCCACATCGCCCAGGGCTCGCCGGGAAAGCACGACACGGCCGCCGCCCACGGCTCCCCCCTGGGCGCCGAAGAGGCGGCCGCCACCCGCAGGAATCTTGGGTGGCCCGATGAACTGTTCCACGTGCCGGAGCGGGTGCGTGAGATCTGCGACAAGCGTCGGGAGGAGCTTGTCGCGGCCTACGCCGCCTGGGAGGATGAGTTCCGCCGCTGGCGCCGCCGCAACCCCGACAAGGCCCGGCTCTGGGACGGCATGTGGCAGAAGGCGATCCCGAAAGACCTGGAAACCCGGCTCCTAGCCGCCGTTGAGGGGAGTACCGGCGCCACCCGCGCCCTGTCGGGAAAGGTGATCCAGGCCGCGGCCGCGGCAATGCCGGCCCTGGCCGGCGGCTCCGCCGACCTGGAACCCTCCACCAACACCTGGATCGCGGAATCACCGTCGGTGCTTGCGGGGAGCTACAGGGGGCGGAACCTCCACTTCGGCATCCGTGAGCACGCCATGGCCGCCGTCATGAACGGCATGGCCCGCTACGGCTGCTTCATCCCCTACGGCGCCACCTTCCTGGTCTTCTCCGACTACTGCCGGCCAAGCATCCGGCTCGCGGCCCTCATGAAGCAGCAGGCGATCTACGTCTTCACCCACGACTCGATCTTCCTGGGGGAGGACGGCCCCACCCACCAGCCGGTGGAGCAGCTCTCGTCGCTGCGGCTCATTCCCAATCTCCGGGTCATCCGCCCCGCCGACGGCCCCGAGACGGCCCTGGCCTGGAACGCGGCCCTGCGCCGCGCCGACGGCCCCACGGCCCTCATCCTCACCCGCCAGAAGGTGCCGGCCATCATGCGGGAGGAACCACTGGATGCGAAAACCTTCGCCAAGGGGGGGTACGCGGTCCGGCAAGACGGGGCAACGCCCGACGTGGTCATCATGGCAAGCGGTTCCGAGGTGGGGCTGGCCCTGGCCGCGGCAGATATCCTGGCCGGCGAAGGGGTGACGGCCCGGGTAGTGTCGGTCCCCTCTCTCGAAACCTTCCTGGCCCAGCCCGAGGCGTACCGGCGCCGGCTCCTGCCGGGCCGCGTCCCCCGGGTGGCGGTGGAGGCAGGGCACGGCGGCCTCTGGTGGCGACTCCTCGGCCCGGGGGGCCTCTTCATCGGCATGGAGGGCTTCGGTGCCTCGGCCCCGGAAAAGGTCCTTGCCGAGCAGTTCGGCTTCACCCCGCCCCAAGTGGCCCAGCGGGTAAGAGAGCTCGTGGGGCGCTAG
- a CDS encoding tRNA-uridine aminocarboxypropyltransferase has translation MGTRSKRSERCGRCRMHLERCVCPAIPRYDLTTRVVLVMHHREYPKPTATGPLALAALPNSELRIHGERDSLLDLGDLATPERRTLLLYPGDDVPVLTRELLERDRRPVTLVVPDGTWRQASRMGRRLPGLDHAEMVRLPEGLPTEWGIRRENHPQGLATFEAIARALGIIESPAVQTGLEELFRLMVRRTLSAGGRAI, from the coding sequence ATGGGAACCCGATCGAAGCGAAGCGAGCGGTGCGGCCGCTGCCGCATGCATCTGGAGCGGTGCGTCTGCCCGGCCATCCCCCGGTATGACCTGACGACCCGCGTGGTCCTCGTCATGCACCACCGGGAATACCCGAAGCCCACGGCCACCGGTCCCCTGGCCCTGGCGGCCCTCCCCAACAGCGAGCTCCGCATCCACGGCGAGCGGGACTCCCTCCTGGACCTGGGCGACCTGGCAACTCCGGAGCGCCGGACCCTCCTTCTCTATCCCGGTGACGACGTGCCGGTCCTGACGAGGGAGCTTCTGGAGCGGGACCGCCGCCCCGTCACCCTCGTGGTACCGGACGGCACCTGGCGCCAGGCGTCCCGCATGGGGCGGCGGCTTCCCGGCCTCGACCACGCGGAGATGGTCCGGCTTCCCGAGGGCCTCCCCACCGAGTGGGGCATCCGCCGGGAAAACCACCCCCAGGGGCTCGCCACCTTCGAGGCCATTGCCCGGGCCCTCGGGATCATTGAATCACCGGCAGTCCAGACCGGCCTGGAGGAGCTCTTCCGCCTCATGGTGCGAAGAACCCTCAGCGCCGGCGGGCGCGCCATTTGA
- a CDS encoding MaoC family dehydratase, with product MSAADELIAFLAPKLGTEIHVGPWLVMEQARIDAFAAATADVQWIHTDPERARSESPYGTTIAHGFLTLSLLPFLTEANAPGQFERNYPGMRLRVNYGLNRVRFPAPVKTGLRIRARTRLTALEPLGSAVQITYEITVEIEGEPKPACVAEQLFRLYP from the coding sequence ATGTCCGCCGCAGACGAACTCATTGCCTTCCTCGCCCCGAAGCTCGGCACCGAGATCCACGTGGGCCCCTGGCTCGTCATGGAGCAGGCGCGGATCGACGCCTTTGCGGCGGCAACGGCGGACGTGCAGTGGATTCACACCGACCCGGAGCGGGCCCGGAGCGAATCCCCCTACGGCACCACCATCGCCCACGGCTTCCTGACCTTGTCCCTTCTCCCCTTCCTCACCGAGGCCAACGCCCCGGGGCAGTTCGAGCGGAACTACCCCGGCATGCGGCTGCGGGTCAACTACGGCCTCAACCGGGTCCGGTTCCCGGCGCCGGTGAAGACCGGCTTACGCATCCGGGCCCGGACCAGGCTTACGGCCCTGGAGCCCCTGGGTTCCGCGGTGCAGATTACCTACGAAATCACCGTTGAAATCGAAGGGGAGCCGAAGCCCGCCTGCGTGGCCGAGCAGCTTTTCCGGCTCTACCCCTGA
- a CDS encoding thiol-disulfide oxidoreductase DCC family protein, with product MPVPPEFPLSVFYDGSCSVCATEMEAYMRKEHGGRLLFVDISAPSFDPTPYGITLDAFMYQMHAIDRTGRVYLSVEAFWAIWQAFPASTLYGFLGALVMLPGVNLLARAGYRGFARIRKYLPRRRETCAGGSCRIGQREE from the coding sequence ATGCCAGTCCCTCCCGAATTTCCCCTCAGTGTCTTCTACGACGGCTCCTGCTCCGTCTGCGCCACGGAGATGGAGGCCTACATGCGCAAGGAGCACGGGGGGCGCCTCCTGTTCGTCGACATCAGCGCCCCTTCCTTCGACCCCACCCCCTACGGCATCACTCTCGACGCGTTTATGTACCAGATGCACGCCATCGACCGGACCGGCCGGGTCTACCTGTCCGTGGAGGCGTTCTGGGCGATCTGGCAGGCCTTTCCGGCCTCAACCCTCTATGGATTCCTCGGTGCCCTCGTGATGCTTCCGGGGGTGAACCTTCTGGCCCGGGCCGGTTACCGGGGTTTCGCCCGCATCAGGAAATACCTCCCCCGTCGCCGTGAAACGTGCGCAGGGGGGAGCTGCCGGATCGGGCAGCGGGAAGAGTGA